A segment of the Streptomyces sp. P9-A2 genome:
CCGCGGCGGGGAGCCGCTTGGGGAACCTCGGGTGGCTGTCGGTGACCCCGATGCACAGCTGGTCGTGCCGGTCGAGGACGAGGTCCACGGTGAACGTGGGTGACTGCCCCAGGGTGTGCTGCACGGCGTTGGTCGCGAGTTCGGACACGATCAGCCGGATGGTGTCGGACACTTCCGTGTCCTCCGGCATGCCCCACTCCGCCAGCGTGCCCACCACATGGGCGCGGGCCGCGGAGACCGAGGCGGGATCGCTCGGCAGAGTGATGGATGCTTCCAGATGGTCTGCCATGGCGATGTCGTCCCTTTCCACGGGACCGCAGTCCGACACGGAGCGGCTGATTCGAGTACGGTCCCGCACTGGTGCTTCGTCGCCAGACTGCCATCACCACAGGCCGTCGGCGACGATACGGCCAGGATATGCATATATCTGTCGCTCAAAGCGGTGAACTCTGCGACGGGAAACCGTATTTGGGTGGCCCCGAGGGAG
Coding sequences within it:
- a CDS encoding ATP-binding protein, producing MADHLEASITLPSDPASVSAARAHVVGTLAEWGMPEDTEVSDTIRLIVSELATNAVQHTLGQSPTFTVDLVLDRHDQLCIGVTDSHPRFPKRLPAAVQQDNGRGLVIIRWLAVECGGRMRVRPTREGGKTVSVVLPWAVPAEPATAVEVAGQQEP